One window of the Euwallacea similis isolate ESF13 chromosome 28, ESF131.1, whole genome shotgun sequence genome contains the following:
- the p24-1 gene encoding transmembrane emp24 domain-containing protein 7, protein MFYLVGSAITLSLLILAVIGSELTFELPDNGKECFYEEIKANTTVMLEFQVVTGGQYDVDVTLFDPKQNILYQQVKLQFDSHTFTALTTGIYAACFSNEFSTFSHKLVYMDFQVGDEDPLPGVSDHVTALTQMETSSVDTHKYLSLIIDLQTHHRLREAQGRKRAEDLNERVLTWSVLETISILIIMAGQTFMLKSFFSEKRSLTAH, encoded by the exons atgttttacttGGTCGGGTCAGCAATCACCTTAAGCTTATTAATCCTTGCGGTAATCGGCTCAGAACTTACTTTTGAACTACCAGATAATGGGAAAGAGtgtttttatgaagaaatcaAAGCAAATACGACTGTAATGTTAGAATTTCAG GTTGTGACGGGAGGCCAATATGATGTGGATGTAACACTGTTTGATCCCAAACAGAACATCCTTTATCAGCAAgttaaattgcaatttgattCTCACACATTTACAGCCTTAACTACTGGAATTTACGCTGCCTGTTTTAGCAACGAATTTTCCACGTTTTCGCACAAACTTGTTTACATGGATTTCCAAGTAGGAGATGAAGACCCATTGCCTGGAGTTTCTGATCACGTCACCGCCTTAACGCAG ATGGAAACTTCGTCGGTGGATACACATAAGTACCTCAGCCTAATTATAGACCTTCAAACGCATCACAGATTACGCGAAGCGCAAGGCCGCAAACGAGCCGAAGATTTGAACGAAAGAGTGCTTACGTGGTCAGTGTTAGagacaatttcaattttaattattatggcTGGTCAGACATTTATGTTAAAGAGTTTCTTTTCGGAAAAAAGGTCGTTGACCGCGCATTAG
- the LOC136417415 gene encoding IQ and AAA domain-containing protein 1-like codes for MSHKYYDKQFAHIQDYLSSTLNTEPSQADRREHRQLLATLYLRYIVISNKLSVCVDQMVQPQKRLLLRKLLEATLGRILELKSDLVEADFAEWTHCGDLLEKLSLTPLETELEIPSCFRNEREEDIAYKKRVIELVLNKLGFAEIVEDKSPMAEQQAILIVQTHERARQGRLRAQFMKEIRSMKEKNKPSAIAGEGEDVETKARGINMGAALKIQKIWRGYVARRATRRRKLQEMLLIGMIPSPKKKSEEIEKDLQNKERRRQLQKERQKVYDLEIKNIRKNLEKTQRGPVLEQLSDQVRGWLHEYKAQTGKIPEYTGSERSASRLMLSRQGTESETSKSTPGSSKDSKSKQKEKSAKGAKEGKLQVEAEEEDIRSKALVSTFLPELNVRKEEYDEIWRYKDESVNPRQNHYNDIIEHEQMTEMENDLRKIVDEMMKAELMLLQEAYDKDRGYKGKKKSSKKTRKAGKKGKKKKEKDLTPDRTTESLFEELVANGIIKQYPEIWMKDFIGEKSFNAPAPYNKGREPSYGLGDMRQILTEYCVIPLLTDKLHQSTPHIKSVLLAGPRGSGKDMLVQAICNETGAVLFDLTPANIVGKYPGKSGLIMLIHLIVKVSKLLQPSIIYMGNAERPFVKKIPKTDRTDPKRFKKDLPKIVKNFSLEDRVILIGVSDNPWESDQKMLQQVYQKFLMIPRPNYSSRYFIWTHLLSQYMSVSCIKFDTSVMSKISDGYSVGSIVATVAEVITVKRMLQLRIHPLSPLELVNVLCKKTPIYKEEEEAFDSWWSKVPMVRRRTRAVELLLEEEADMQAKQASAKNKK; via the exons ATGTCTCATAAATATTACGATAAACAATTCGCTCACATCCAGGACTATTTGTCCTCGACTCTCAACACTGAACCATCCCAAGCTGATAGAAGGGAACACAGGCAGTTACTGGCTACTTTATACTTGCGCTACATTGTAATATCCAATAAACTGTCTGTTTGCGTAGACCAAATGGTACAGCCTCAGAAGAGGTTATTACTCAGAAAGCTGCTTGAAGCTACCCTCGGTAGGATTCTTGAATTAAAG aGTGACCTAGTGGAAGCGGATTTCGCTGAATGGACTCATTGCGGAGACTTACTGGAAAAACTAAGTTTGACTCCCCTTGAAACAGAGTTGGAAATACCTAGTTGTTTTCGTAACGAGAGGGAAGAGGACATCGCCTATAAAAAGCGAGTTATAGAGCTAGTTTTAAATAAGCTCGGTTTTGCTGAGATTGTCGAAGACAAGTCACCAATGGCAGAACAACAGGCCATTCTTATTGTTCAAACCCACGAGCGGGCCAGACAAGGAAGACTGAGAGCTCAGTTTATGAAGGAAATTAGGAGCATGAAGGAGAAGAACAAACCAAGTGCTATTGCTG GTGAAGGAGAAGACGTGGAGACGAAAGCTCGGGGAATAAACATGGGAgctgcattaaaaattcaaaaaatatggcGGGGGTACGTGGCTAGAAGGGCTACTCGTAGgagaaaattgcaagaaatgcTGCTTATtg GGATGATTCCATCACCAAAAAAGAAAAGcgaagaaattgaaaaggaTCTCCAAAATAAAGAAAGGAGGAGGCAattacagaaagaacgacaaAAAGTCTATGATCTCGAAATCAAGAATATTAGAAAGAACCTGGAAAAGACACAAAG AGGTCCAGTATTAGAGCAACTCAGCGACCAAGTCAGAGGATGGTTGCATGAGTATAAAGCACAAACAGGAAAAATTCCCGAGTATACAGGTTCGGAAAGAAGTGCTTCCCGGCTTATGCTCAGTAGACAAG GTACTGAAAGTGAAACTAGTAAATCAACTCCCGGGTCTTCAAAGGACTCAAAATCGAAGCAGAAAGAAAAGAGTGCTAAAGGGGCGAAAGAAGGAAAGTTGCAAGTTGAAGCCGAAGAAGAAGATATTCGATCAAAGGCTTTGGTTTCAACGTTCTTACCAGAATTAAATGTGCG AAAAGAGGAATACGACGAAATCTGGCGCTACAAAGACGAATCAGTCAATCCTAGACAAAATCACTATAACGACATAATAGAACACGAGCAAATGACCGAAATGGAAAACGATCTAAGGAAGATTGTGGATGAAATGATGAAGGCCGAATTAATGTTGCTTCAA GAGGCTTACGACAAAGATAGAGGGTATAAAGGGAAGAAGAAATCGAGTAAGAAAACTAGGAAAGCTGGCAAAAAAGggaagaaaaagaaggaaaaggACTTGACGCCCGATCGTACCACTGAATCGCTGTTTGAAGAGCTGGTTGCAAACGGAATAATCAAACA GTATCCGGAGATATGGATGAAGGATTTTATAGGAGAGAAGTCGTTCAATGCTCCAGCTCCATATAACAAGGGACGAGAGCCTTCTTATGGGCTTGGTGACATGCGACAG ATTTTAACTGAATACTGCGTAATACCTCTACTAACTGACAAGCTGCATCAATCCACACCCCACATCAAATCTGTCCTTTTAGCGGGTCCGAGAGGCTCTGGCAAAGACATGTTAGTTCAAGCTATATGCAACGAAACAG GCGCAGTCTTATTCGACTTAACCCCAGCTAATATAGTAGGGAAATACCCGGGGAAGTCGGGTCTAATAATGCTAATCCATCTAATAGTCAAAGTCAGTAAACTTCTCCAACCCTCGATAATTTACATGGGAAACGCCGAGCGACCCTTCGTTAAGAAAATACCCAAGACCGATAGGACCGACCCTAAGAGGTTCAAGAAAGATTTGCCTAAAATTGTCAAGA ACTTTAGTCTGGAGGACAGAGTAATTCTTATTGGGGTTTCGGACAATCCTTGGGAGAGTGACCAGAAGATGCTGCAGCAggtttatcaaaaatttcttatgATACCTCGTCCCAATTATAGCTCAAg ATACTTCATTTGGACGCACCTTTTAAGCCAATACATGTCTGTTAGCTGCATTAAATTTGATACCAGCGTGATGAGTAAAATATCTGACGGTTACTCTGTTG GGTCGATTGTCGCAACTGTTGCAGAGGTGATTACAGTTAAAAGAATGCTGCAACTCAGAATTCACCCTTTGAGTCCTTTAGAACTGGTTAACGTGTTATGTAAAAAGACGCCCATTTACAAAGAG GAAGAGGAAGCATTTGACTCATGGTGGTCGAAAGTACCAATGGTACGGAGACGAACGAGAGCTGTAGAGCTTCTTTTAGAGGAAGAGGCAGACATGCAGGCAAAACAAGCAAGTGCGAagaataagaaataa